From Neisseria musculi, the proteins below share one genomic window:
- the metZ gene encoding O-succinylhomoserine sulfhydrylase: MSNPLHPETLAIRGAKSQTEYNEHNQALFLTSSFTFDSAAHGAALFAKEVEGYTYSRTANPTVSAFQQRVAALEAGESGIATATGMAAVQAALLTFLKAGDHLIASRSLFGTTAGFIGGIVSKFGIEVTLVPQTDTAQWRAAVKPNTKMLFLETPSNPLNEVADLEALAAIAREAGALLVVDNSFCTPAVQQPLRFGADLSVQSATKGIDGQGRVLGGIIAGRSALIKEIALYTNSAGLALSPFNAWVLLSGVETLFVRMEKQAVNAAQVAAWLRAQPQVKAVHYAGFADHPQAQLVRKQQSSGGIVAAFEVEGGQEAAWKIIDSVNVFSKTANLGDVRSTITHPWTTTHGRMSAEAKLEAGIRPGLLRLSVGLENVQDLIDDLAQTLA, encoded by the coding sequence ATGAGCAACCCACTACACCCCGAAACGTTGGCCATACGCGGTGCAAAAAGCCAAACCGAATATAACGAACACAACCAGGCTTTGTTTTTAACCAGCAGTTTCACATTCGACAGCGCGGCACACGGCGCGGCACTGTTTGCCAAAGAAGTGGAAGGCTACACCTATTCGCGCACCGCCAACCCCACCGTGTCGGCATTTCAGCAGCGCGTGGCCGCTTTGGAGGCTGGCGAGAGCGGCATCGCCACCGCCACGGGCATGGCAGCGGTTCAGGCAGCGTTGCTCACCTTTCTGAAAGCGGGCGACCATCTGATTGCTTCCCGCAGCCTGTTTGGCACCACGGCGGGTTTTATCGGCGGCATCGTGTCGAAATTCGGCATCGAAGTTACGCTGGTGCCGCAAACCGACACCGCCCAATGGCGCGCGGCGGTGAAACCGAACACCAAAATGCTGTTTCTCGAAACACCGTCCAACCCCCTCAACGAGGTGGCCGATCTCGAAGCCCTGGCCGCGATTGCCCGTGAAGCGGGCGCGCTGCTGGTGGTGGACAACAGCTTCTGCACGCCCGCCGTCCAGCAGCCGCTGCGTTTCGGTGCTGATTTGTCGGTGCAGTCGGCCACCAAGGGCATAGACGGTCAGGGCAGGGTGCTGGGCGGCATCATCGCGGGGCGCAGCGCGCTGATTAAAGAAATCGCGCTGTATACCAATTCGGCAGGGCTTGCGCTTTCACCGTTTAACGCATGGGTGTTGCTCAGCGGCGTAGAAACCCTGTTTGTGCGCATGGAAAAACAGGCCGTCAACGCAGCGCAGGTAGCGGCCTGGCTGCGCGCTCAGCCGCAGGTGAAAGCGGTGCACTATGCAGGTTTTGCCGACCACCCGCAGGCGCAATTGGTGCGCAAACAGCAAAGCAGCGGCGGCATTGTGGCGGCTTTTGAAGTGGAAGGCGGGCAAGAAGCCGCTTGGAAGATTATCGATTCGGTGAACGTGTTTTCCAAAACTGCCAACCTGGGCGATGTACGCTCCACCATCACCCACCCCTGGACCACCACCCACGGCAGAATGAGCGCAGAAGCCAAGCTCGAAGCCGGCATACGGCCCGGCCTGCTGCGCCTGTCGGTAGGCTTGGAAAATGTGCAGGATTTGATTGACGATTTAGCGCAGACACTGGCATAA
- a CDS encoding DUF2788 domain-containing protein, which translates to MDEAVFADWALKICLGGLVVFLGFIVWNLGKESKAGKFGMFVLFLVLGLGVFGFLFKNVLIEFLVLSK; encoded by the coding sequence ATGGATGAAGCGGTGTTTGCTGATTGGGCGTTGAAAATCTGCCTGGGCGGGCTGGTGGTTTTTTTGGGATTTATCGTTTGGAATCTGGGTAAGGAATCGAAAGCGGGAAAATTCGGTATGTTTGTGCTGTTTTTGGTGTTGGGGCTGGGTGTGTTCGGCTTTCTTTTCAAAAATGTGTTAATCGAATTTTTGGTGTTGTCGAAATAA
- the folP gene encoding dihydropteroate synthase — translation MGIFWQCGRFNIDLSQPKIMGIVNLTPDSFSDGGSYSQDTGTALRHAERLLREGADMLDIGGESTRPGADAVPPETEWARVAPVLKELALWNVPVSLDTRRTAVMRRALEQGGVDIINDVSALNDTGAVALMAQQPATGICLMHMQGLPATMQNNPQYQDVVSEVACYLNGQAAVCAAAGIARRRIVLDPGFGFGKNLQHNTALMRHLRSLMAQTGLPLLVGVSRKRIIGELTGETDAAARIHGSVAAALAAAARGAQILRVHDVKATSDALKVWQALGVVENGEKAV, via the coding sequence ATGGGCATCTTTTGGCAGTGCGGCCGCTTCAATATTGATTTGTCGCAGCCGAAAATTATGGGCATTGTGAATCTCACGCCAGATTCTTTTTCAGACGGCGGCAGCTATTCTCAAGATACCGGCACGGCTTTGCGCCACGCCGAGCGGCTTTTGCGCGAGGGTGCGGATATGCTCGACATCGGCGGCGAGTCCACCCGCCCGGGAGCCGATGCGGTGCCGCCTGAAACCGAATGGGCACGGGTGGCGCCGGTGTTGAAAGAATTGGCCTTGTGGAATGTACCCGTGAGTTTGGATACCCGCCGCACCGCTGTGATGCGGCGGGCGCTGGAGCAGGGCGGGGTGGACATCATCAATGATGTGTCCGCCCTGAATGATACCGGCGCGGTGGCGTTGATGGCGCAGCAGCCTGCCACGGGCATTTGCCTGATGCATATGCAGGGGTTGCCGGCCACCATGCAAAACAATCCTCAATATCAAGATGTTGTTTCCGAGGTGGCATGCTATCTTAACGGGCAGGCGGCAGTTTGCGCCGCAGCCGGCATCGCGCGCAGGCGCATTGTTCTCGATCCGGGTTTTGGATTCGGCAAAAACCTGCAACACAATACTGCGTTGATGCGGCATCTGCGCAGCCTGATGGCGCAAACCGGGCTGCCTTTGTTGGTGGGGGTGTCGCGTAAGCGTATAATCGGCGAGCTGACGGGCGAAACAGATGCTGCGGCGCGCATACACGGCAGCGTGGCGGCGGCATTGGCGGCGGCGGCGCGCGGCGCACAAATTCTGCGGGTACATGATGTGAAAGCTACCTCAGATGCGCTGAAAGTTTGGCAGGCATTGGGTGTGGTTGAAAACGGGGAGAAGGCCGTCTGA
- a CDS encoding dioxygenase, producing MNEVLDLIRTESAAVVAETLDFLLYECSLDEAPSRDEVALWCGILQARGGRFERLAQTCRIWLEEEAL from the coding sequence ATGAATGAAGTTTTAGATTTAATCCGCACCGAATCTGCCGCCGTGGTGGCTGAAACGCTGGATTTTTTGCTTTATGAGTGCAGCTTGGACGAAGCGCCTTCGCGTGATGAGGTGGCATTATGGTGCGGTATTCTGCAGGCACGCGGCGGCAGATTCGAGCGTTTGGCGCAAACTTGTCGAATCTGGTTGGAAGAAGAGGCACTTTGA
- the hisH gene encoding imidazole glycerol phosphate synthase subunit HisH, with product MKVAIIDYGMGNLHSVLKSVQAAQKLAGVNAQIVLTGHPEEVFAADKVVFPGQGAMPDCMAALQRSGLGEAVSDGLKNKPFFGICVGAQLLFDHSEEGNTAGLGWFAGKVKRFAAGRCGDNGSKLKVPHMGWNTVRQTRAHPLFADVAQNTRFYFVHSYYFVPADKDIVLGTSEYPDEFACVAGRDNVFATQFHTEKSHEGGLLLLRNFLRWNV from the coding sequence ATGAAAGTTGCCATCATCGATTACGGCATGGGCAATCTGCATTCAGTGCTGAAATCGGTGCAGGCTGCGCAAAAACTGGCAGGGGTGAACGCGCAAATCGTACTCACCGGCCATCCCGAAGAAGTGTTTGCGGCCGACAAAGTGGTCTTTCCCGGGCAGGGGGCCATGCCCGACTGCATGGCAGCGCTGCAACGCAGCGGCTTGGGCGAGGCGGTTTCAGACGGCCTGAAAAACAAGCCTTTTTTCGGCATCTGCGTGGGCGCGCAGTTATTGTTCGACCACAGCGAAGAAGGCAACACCGCCGGTTTGGGCTGGTTTGCGGGCAAGGTGAAGCGCTTTGCCGCCGGCCGCTGCGGCGATAACGGCAGCAAACTCAAAGTGCCGCATATGGGCTGGAACACTGTGCGCCAAACACGGGCGCACCCGCTGTTTGCAGATGTTGCCCAAAACACACGGTTTTATTTTGTGCACAGCTATTATTTTGTGCCGGCCGATAAAGATATTGTGCTCGGCACCAGCGAATATCCCGATGAATTTGCCTGCGTTGCGGGCAGGGATAATGTGTTTGCCACCCAGTTCCACACCGAAAAAAGCCACGAAGGCGGGCTGCTGCTGCTGCGCAACTTTCTCCGCTGGAACGTTTGA
- the hisA gene encoding 1-(5-phosphoribosyl)-5-[(5-phosphoribosylamino)methylideneamino]imidazole-4-carboxamide isomerase, which yields MLLIPAIDLKEGRCVRLKQGLMDQATVFSDNPAETALYWFKQGARRLHLVDLDGAFAGKPQNLEAVGSILQQVAKEIPVQLGGGIRDLHTIEKYLDLGLTDVIIGTAAVNNPEFVRQACREFAGRIIVGLDAKDGMAAINGWATVTPHHVADLGKRFEDDGVNSIIYTDIGRDGMMSGVNIEATVKLAEAVRIPVIASGGLTGLDDIRALCAVEKSGVAGAITGRAIYEGSIDFAEAQKLADALAGQ from the coding sequence ATGCTGCTGATTCCCGCAATCGATTTGAAAGAAGGCCGCTGTGTGCGCCTGAAGCAGGGGCTGATGGACCAGGCCACCGTGTTTTCCGACAACCCCGCCGAAACTGCGCTGTATTGGTTCAAACAAGGTGCGCGCCGCCTGCATTTGGTGGATTTGGACGGTGCGTTTGCCGGCAAACCGCAAAATCTCGAAGCTGTCGGCAGCATTTTGCAGCAGGTGGCCAAAGAGATTCCCGTGCAGCTTGGAGGCGGCATCCGTGATTTGCACACCATTGAGAAATATCTCGATTTGGGGCTGACCGATGTGATTATCGGCACTGCGGCCGTGAATAATCCCGAATTTGTGCGCCAAGCCTGCAGAGAATTTGCAGGCCGCATCATTGTGGGGCTGGACGCAAAAGACGGTATGGCCGCAATCAACGGCTGGGCAACCGTTACCCCGCATCATGTGGCCGATTTGGGCAAACGCTTTGAAGACGATGGGGTAAACAGTATTATCTATACCGACATAGGCCGCGACGGCATGATGAGCGGCGTAAACATCGAAGCCACCGTCAAATTGGCCGAGGCTGTGCGCATTCCCGTGATTGCATCGGGCGGGCTGACCGGCTTAGACGATATCCGAGCTTTGTGCGCCGTAGAAAAAAGCGGCGTGGCAGGTGCTATCACCGGCCGTGCCATTTACGAAGGCAGCATTGATTTTGCCGAAGCACAAAAGCTGGCCGATGCGCTCGCGGGGCAGTAG
- a CDS encoding multidrug transporter MatE, with protein sequence MFQAFVLGFWTLWSSSRDIRAVSEGLAFTIISILISMGIDFALPQIDAQWCVVMGILWAYASLLFAVVNRVAGSLMSTMLLAAAGAVGYYQLLEHLPHWVSGFMA encoded by the coding sequence ATGTTTCAAGCATTTGTTTTGGGCTTTTGGACGCTGTGGTCTTCAAGCCGCGATATCCGCGCCGTCAGCGAAGGGCTGGCCTTCACCATCATCAGCATATTAATCAGCATGGGTATAGATTTCGCGCTGCCGCAAATCGATGCACAATGGTGTGTGGTGATGGGTATTTTATGGGCTTATGCTTCATTGCTGTTTGCCGTTGTCAACCGTGTGGCCGGCAGCTTGATGAGCACCATGTTGCTGGCTGCGGCAGGCGCAGTCGGTTATTACCAGCTTCTCGAGCATCTGCCCCATTGGGTGTCGGGCTTTATGGCCTGA
- a CDS encoding glycosyltransferase has product MLAGCCVVRSNTGGAYNQIDHGKTGYIFENGNIGQFGQYLHELVADPEKRAGFAAAGRQKALASFTGEVMAKKTLGVSRFARRPLNICQTPATTARFQIFCRKRTTRLRGFIPTRGRLKTIMPFFRRPVSEHTIWH; this is encoded by the coding sequence ATGCTGGCAGGCTGCTGCGTAGTCCGCAGCAACACGGGCGGGGCTTATAATCAGATCGATCACGGAAAAACCGGCTATATTTTTGAAAACGGCAATATCGGGCAGTTCGGGCAGTATCTGCATGAGTTGGTTGCGGACCCGGAAAAAAGAGCCGGGTTTGCCGCAGCAGGCCGGCAGAAAGCACTGGCATCGTTTACCGGCGAGGTGATGGCGAAAAAAACATTGGGTGTATCACGATTTGCTCGGCGGCCGTTAAACATCTGTCAAACGCCCGCAACCACAGCCCGCTTTCAAATATTTTGCCGGAAACGCACAACCCGGCTGCGGGGCTTCATACCAACCAGAGGCCGTCTGAAAACCATCATGCCGTTTTTCAGGCGGCCTGTTTCGGAACACACGATATGGCATTAG
- the hisF gene encoding imidazole glycerol phosphate synthase subunit HisF: MALAKRIIPCLDVDNGRVVKGVNFVGLRDAGNPVDVAKRYNDEGADELTFLDITASSDNRDTILHVIEEVASQVFIPLTVGGGVRSVADVRRLLNAGADKAGINTAAVTHPELVNEAAGFFGSQAIVVAIDAKAVNPENTRWEVFTHGGRKPTGIDAVQWAQNMQARGAGEILLTSMDRDGTKAGFNLPLTRAVSEAVDIPVIASGGVGNVRHLIEGVKEGKADAVLAASIFHFGEVGIHEAKLAMRAAGIEVRL; this comes from the coding sequence ATGGCATTAGCAAAACGCATTATCCCCTGTTTGGACGTTGATAACGGCCGCGTGGTCAAAGGTGTGAATTTTGTCGGCCTGCGCGATGCAGGCAACCCCGTTGATGTGGCCAAACGCTATAACGATGAAGGTGCAGACGAATTAACCTTTCTCGACATTACCGCCAGCAGCGACAACCGCGACACCATTTTGCACGTTATCGAAGAAGTGGCCTCGCAGGTGTTTATCCCGCTGACTGTAGGCGGCGGCGTGCGCAGTGTGGCCGATGTGCGCCGTCTGCTCAATGCCGGTGCCGATAAAGCCGGCATCAACACCGCCGCCGTTACCCACCCAGAGCTGGTGAACGAGGCGGCCGGTTTTTTCGGATCGCAGGCGATTGTGGTGGCGATAGATGCCAAAGCCGTCAATCCCGAAAACACTCGTTGGGAGGTATTCACCCACGGCGGCCGCAAACCCACCGGCATCGATGCGGTGCAGTGGGCGCAAAACATGCAGGCGCGCGGCGCAGGCGAAATCCTGCTCACCAGTATGGACAGGGACGGCACCAAGGCCGGCTTCAATCTGCCGCTCACCCGCGCAGTGAGCGAAGCAGTGGATATTCCCGTGATTGCTTCCGGCGGCGTGGGCAATGTGCGGCATCTCATAGAAGGCGTGAAAGAGGGTAAAGCCGATGCGGTGTTGGCGGCCAGTATTTTCCACTTTGGCGAAGTGGGCATACACGAAGCCAAACTGGCCATGCGCGCCGCCGGCATCGAAGTGCGCCTGTAA
- the ilvD gene encoding dihydroxy-acid dehydratase: protein MPAYRSKTSTHGRNMAGARALWRATGVADEDFGKPIIAIANSFTQFVPGHVHLHNMGQMVAREIEKAGGLAKEFNTIAVDDGIAMGHGGMLYSLPSRDLIADSVEYMVNAHCADALVCISNCDKITPGMLMAAMRLNIPTVFVSGGPMEAGKVIGVADIVDGRKLDLVDAMVDAADDNVSDAAVAAVERSACPTCGSCSGMFTANSMNCLTEALGLSLPGNGSLLATHAGRKALFLEAGRLIVEITQRYYEQDDASVLPRSIATKAAFENAMSLDVAMGGSTNTVLHLLAAANEAGVDFKMADIDRISRQVPCLCKVAPATQKYHMEDVHRAGGVMGILAELNRAGRLNTEVSTVHAPTLKHALAQWDVMNPANEAAHARYKAAPGGVRTTEAFSQNRQWPSLDLDRENGCIRSKEHAYSQDGGLAVLFGNIAERGCVVKTAGVDDSILKFTGRARVFESQDAAVAGILNNQIAAGDIVVIRYEGPKGGPGMQEMLYPTSYLKSKGLGKACALLTDGRFSGGTSGLSIGHVSPEAAEGGAIGLVKEGDTIEIDIPNRSIRLAVSDEELAGRRAAMETRGAKAWQPENRDRCVSAALRAYAAMTTSADTGAVRDVAQVERK, encoded by the coding sequence ATGCCAGCCTACCGCTCCAAAACCTCCACCCACGGCCGCAATATGGCCGGCGCCCGCGCATTGTGGCGCGCCACCGGTGTGGCCGATGAAGATTTCGGCAAACCGATTATCGCCATCGCCAACTCGTTCACCCAATTCGTGCCCGGCCATGTGCATTTGCACAATATGGGTCAGATGGTGGCCCGCGAAATCGAAAAAGCGGGCGGCTTGGCCAAAGAATTCAACACCATTGCGGTGGACGATGGGATTGCCATGGGCCACGGCGGTATGCTCTACAGCCTGCCCAGCCGCGATTTGATTGCCGACAGCGTGGAATATATGGTGAATGCCCACTGTGCCGATGCGCTGGTGTGCATTTCCAACTGCGACAAAATCACCCCCGGCATGCTGATGGCCGCTATGCGCCTGAACATCCCCACCGTGTTTGTTTCGGGCGGGCCGATGGAAGCGGGCAAAGTGATCGGCGTGGCCGATATCGTTGACGGGCGCAAGCTCGATTTGGTCGATGCGATGGTCGATGCCGCCGATGATAACGTAAGCGATGCCGCCGTTGCCGCGGTAGAACGCTCCGCCTGCCCCACCTGCGGATCGTGTTCGGGCATGTTTACCGCCAACTCGATGAACTGCCTCACCGAAGCGTTGGGGCTGTCGCTGCCCGGCAACGGCTCGCTGCTGGCTACCCATGCCGGCCGCAAAGCACTGTTTCTCGAAGCAGGCCGTCTGATTGTGGAAATTACCCAACGCTATTACGAACAAGACGACGCGAGCGTGCTGCCGCGCAGCATCGCCACCAAAGCCGCGTTTGAAAACGCCATGAGCCTCGATGTGGCGATGGGCGGCTCTACCAACACCGTATTGCACTTATTGGCTGCCGCCAACGAAGCCGGAGTGGATTTCAAAATGGCCGATATCGACCGCATCAGCCGACAAGTGCCGTGTTTGTGCAAAGTTGCCCCCGCCACCCAGAAATACCATATGGAAGACGTGCACCGCGCCGGCGGCGTGATGGGCATTTTGGCCGAACTTAACCGCGCAGGCCGTCTGAACACCGAAGTTTCCACCGTGCATGCGCCCACGCTGAAACACGCGCTGGCGCAGTGGGACGTGATGAATCCCGCCAACGAAGCGGCGCACGCGCGTTACAAAGCTGCACCTGGCGGCGTGCGCACCACCGAAGCATTTTCGCAAAACCGCCAGTGGCCGAGCCTGGATTTAGACCGCGAAAACGGCTGTATCCGCAGCAAAGAGCACGCCTATTCGCAAGACGGCGGCTTGGCCGTGCTGTTCGGCAACATCGCCGAGCGCGGCTGCGTGGTAAAAACCGCCGGCGTGGACGACAGCATCTTAAAATTCACCGGCCGCGCCCGCGTGTTTGAAAGCCAAGACGCTGCCGTGGCCGGCATTCTAAACAACCAAATCGCAGCCGGCGACATCGTGGTTATCCGCTACGAAGGCCCCAAAGGCGGCCCCGGTATGCAGGAAATGCTCTATCCCACAAGCTACCTGAAATCGAAAGGCTTGGGCAAAGCCTGCGCCCTGCTCACGGACGGCCGTTTTTCAGGCGGCACCTCCGGCCTGAGTATCGGCCACGTTTCCCCCGAAGCGGCCGAAGGCGGTGCCATCGGCTTGGTGAAAGAGGGCGACACCATCGAAATCGATATCCCCAACCGCAGCATCCGCCTGGCCGTATCCGATGAAGAACTGGCCGGCCGCCGCGCCGCAATGGAAACGCGCGGCGCGAAAGCATGGCAACCCGAAAACCGCGACCGCTGCGTTTCCGCCGCCCTGCGCGCCTATGCCGCGATGACCACTTCCGCCGACACCGGCGCTGTGCGCGATGTGGCGCAGGTGGAGCGGAAATAG